From Clostridiisalibacter paucivorans DSM 22131:
AAGAGTAGCTATAAATGTAGATGATGCTAGAATAGCTGATAATGAAGGGAATCAACCTATAGATACAAAAATATTTGAAGATGGTTTGAACGCATATTTTACAAAATTGCCCATAAAGGCTATGGTAGAGGAAATGCTAAAAAATGAAATACCTGCTTCAGTTTCCAATACAGCTGGAACCTTTGTGTGTAATCATATAATGTATGGATTACTATATCTAATAGATAAGAAATACCCTGGAATTAGGGGAGGATTTATCCATGTTCCTTTTATACCTCAACAGGTACTAGATAAGAAGAACACTCCTAGTATGTCTTTAGAGAATATAACGGCGGGGCTTAAATATGCTATAAAGGCCTCAGTAGAAAATAGAGAAGATATAAAGACAATAGGGGGAGAAATTTGTTAATATTATACTAAATAGATATATTGTGGATTTTAAGAGTGGTAAAGAAGGTATAAATATAGTTAAAAGTTAGAAGTTAGAAGTTATGAGTTAGTAGTTCAATGATGAAATCCGTAGGATTTCTACCACCGACTACTAACCACTACCTACTAACTTCTAACTTTTATTTTGCATCTTTGCCATAAATATATTATTATATAATTGTTAGAAATATGGGGAAGTGGTTTTGTGTATGATGGTATATTTGATGCCGATAGACAGCATGATATGAGAGAATGTTTTTTAGAATTATCGAATAAAGGGGTTTATAAAGGTTTAAAGAAAAATACTGTGATAGAATTACCTTCTAATGATTTAATAGGCATAGTTATAGAGGGAAAAATCAAACAGATTATTTCTAATGCTAATGGAGTCCAAAAATCTTTATTTATATTGCAGCCTGGAGAGATATTTGGAGAAATGGATTATTTTGGTGGAGGTAGAGCACCAGTAATTCAAAGGGCTATTACCCATTGTATTATATCAATTGTCTCTAGATATAGTATGGAGAAAGAGATTGAAAGAAACCCCCAAGTTTATAGATATTTTATGCATAGTATTGTGAGAAAGTTTAGGATAGTTATGTTGCAAATGGGAGATATGATGTTTAGCGATGCATTAACTAGGATAGTAAATATGATATTAAGGCTTTATATTCAACAGGGGAAAGAAATAGATAACTATGGTATTATAGATATGCCCTTTACACATCAACAATTAGCAGAACTTATAGGATGCTCTAGAGTAACTGTAACCCGAGGAATTAATTACCTTAGAGATAAAGGTATTGTTGATGTGAAGCAGAAAAAAATAATTATAAAGGATATGGATGCATTAAAAAAATACATGGAATATTAATCATAACAAAGGAGTGGAAAAATGTTAAATACACAAGAAATAATGAAGATAATACCTCACAGATATCCTTTTTTATTGGTGGATAAAATTGTGGAATTGGATGAAGGTAATAGGGCTGTAGGTATAAAAAACGTTACTATGAATGAAGAGTTTTTTCAAGGTCACTTTCCAGGTAACCCTTTAATGCCAGGGGTACTTATAGTGGAAGCTATGG
This genomic window contains:
- the pcp gene encoding pyroglutamyl-peptidase I, translated to MKVLITGFDPFGGEKINPALEAVKKLENTIAGAEIIKEEIPTVFRKSIDRLENLIEEHRPNIVICVGQAGGRFQVTPERVAINVDDARIADNEGNQPIDTKIFEDGLNAYFTKLPIKAMVEEMLKNEIPASVSNTAGTFVCNHIMYGLLYLIDKKYPGIRGGFIHVPFIPQQVLDKKNTPSMSLENITAGLKYAIKASVENREDIKTIGGEIC
- a CDS encoding Crp/Fnr family transcriptional regulator; this encodes MYDGIFDADRQHDMRECFLELSNKGVYKGLKKNTVIELPSNDLIGIVIEGKIKQIISNANGVQKSLFILQPGEIFGEMDYFGGGRAPVIQRAITHCIISIVSRYSMEKEIERNPQVYRYFMHSIVRKFRIVMLQMGDMMFSDALTRIVNMILRLYIQQGKEIDNYGIIDMPFTHQQLAELIGCSRVTVTRGINYLRDKGIVDVKQKKIIIKDMDALKKYMEY